A part of Myxococcus landrumus genomic DNA contains:
- a CDS encoding DUF4328 domain-containing protein — translation MPSARRWAVVATGAIILHAVTEMALLAVRFWLYPFLQGLDMARVDAMVAYGTAIGTLRALMIAATILSVVGFLTWQYHVFRLANSLDVSQASPRWAILGWFIPGMNLFKPYQMMRDLWSDLGGEASRARLIRAWWLMGLVTFAVGTGYQLMRSLNEIVHIRTFTLAATNIVHTTLLALATALCIGVVWRIQRQLVQLKAEARHTGI, via the coding sequence TTGCCCTCCGCTCGCCGATGGGCCGTCGTTGCCACGGGAGCCATCATCCTGCATGCCGTCACCGAAATGGCCCTTCTCGCCGTGCGATTCTGGCTCTACCCGTTCCTCCAAGGCCTCGACATGGCGAGGGTGGATGCCATGGTCGCGTATGGCACCGCCATCGGAACCCTTCGCGCCCTCATGATTGCGGCGACGATACTCAGCGTGGTGGGATTCCTGACGTGGCAGTACCATGTGTTCCGGCTCGCGAACTCACTCGACGTCAGCCAGGCTTCGCCCCGCTGGGCCATCCTGGGATGGTTCATCCCTGGAATGAACCTCTTCAAGCCCTATCAGATGATGCGTGACCTCTGGAGCGACTTGGGAGGCGAAGCCTCGAGAGCCCGTTTGATACGAGCATGGTGGCTCATGGGGCTGGTCACCTTCGCAGTCGGTACGGGATATCAATTGATGCGCAGCCTCAACGAAATCGTGCACATCCGCACCTTCACACTGGCGGCAACCAACATTGTTCACACCACCCTACTAGCCCTCGCCACTGCGTTGTGTATCGGCGTGGTGTGGCGCATCCAGCGGCAGCTCGTCCAACTGAAAGCAGAGGCTCGTCACACAGGCATCTGA
- a CDS encoding FG-GAP repeat domain-containing protein yields the protein MRGPKLFLLVTPLLVALGAKDANGHFEMAPAPAATGFWLWDMNMEWCNYFGAQLFINDFNGDGMADMLCHDWLTGDKRIAFARPPDGHFVGNDWQAAMGWCNRQGSQLFTGDFDGDGRADMICHDSITGEKWIAFARPGGYFVGTDWYQDMKWCNRLSARFSVADFNGDGRTDLFCYDVSSGSKMFAYSAF from the coding sequence ATGCGTGGGCCGAAGCTGTTCTTGCTTGTGACGCCGCTGCTCGTTGCTTTGGGTGCGAAAGACGCGAATGGCCATTTTGAGATGGCCCCAGCCCCGGCGGCGACCGGTTTCTGGCTCTGGGACATGAACATGGAGTGGTGCAACTATTTCGGGGCCCAGCTCTTCATCAATGACTTCAATGGCGACGGCATGGCGGACATGCTGTGTCACGACTGGCTCACGGGCGACAAGCGGATCGCTTTTGCACGACCCCCCGATGGGCATTTTGTCGGGAACGACTGGCAGGCCGCGATGGGGTGGTGCAACCGCCAGGGGAGTCAGCTCTTCACGGGTGATTTCGACGGAGACGGCCGGGCGGACATGATCTGCCACGATTCAATTACAGGGGAGAAGTGGATCGCCTTTGCCCGTCCTGGGGGGTACTTCGTGGGGACGGATTGGTATCAGGACATGAAGTGGTGCAACCGGCTCTCCGCACGATTCTCCGTCGCCGATTTCAACGGTGATGGCCGGACCGACCTGTTCTGCTATGACGTCAGTAGCGGGTCGAAGATGTTTGCTTATTCAGCATTCTGA
- a CDS encoding XTP/dITP diphosphatase: protein MTAGKAKLLFATTNKGKLRELRELVGDSVEVVSLADLPPVPEPEEDGDTFEANAVKKALEYAKATGLPALADDSGLCVDALDGRPGVLSARYAPGDDKARYEKLLVELAGVPEARRGASFRCALALVWPDGRTHVEEGRCEGRIGHEARGTHGFGYDPVFMFPDSGRSMAELTSEEKSAVSHRGAAFRKMKSRLLELGKSD, encoded by the coding sequence ATGACGGCGGGCAAGGCGAAGCTGCTCTTCGCCACCACGAACAAGGGGAAGCTGCGCGAATTGCGCGAGCTGGTGGGGGACTCGGTGGAGGTGGTGTCGCTGGCGGACCTGCCGCCAGTGCCCGAGCCGGAGGAGGACGGGGACACGTTCGAGGCGAACGCGGTGAAGAAGGCCCTGGAGTACGCGAAGGCGACGGGGCTGCCGGCGCTGGCGGATGACTCGGGGCTGTGCGTGGACGCGCTGGACGGGCGGCCCGGGGTGCTGTCCGCGAGGTATGCGCCGGGGGACGACAAGGCCCGCTACGAGAAGCTGCTGGTGGAGCTGGCGGGAGTGCCGGAAGCCCGGCGCGGAGCGTCGTTCCGGTGCGCGCTGGCGCTGGTGTGGCCTGACGGACGGACCCACGTCGAGGAGGGGCGGTGCGAGGGCCGCATCGGACACGAGGCCCGGGGGACGCATGGCTTCGGCTATGACCCCGTCTTCATGTTTCCGGACAGTGGCCGGTCCATGGCCGAGCTGACGTCCGAGGAGAAGTCGGCGGTTTCACACCGAGGGGCGGCCTTCCGGAAGATGAAGTCGCGGCTGTTGGAGTTGGGGAAGAGCGATTGA
- the rph gene encoding ribonuclease PH — MRSFQRGVLDLRPVVLTPGVSRYAEGSVQVEFGHTKVLVTCSTEERVPPHLMGKGTGWVTAEYGMLPRATHSRSQREAAKGKQTGRTMEIQRLIGRSLRAAVDLSTLGTRTLTLDCDVLQADGGTRTASITGAYVALVLALRSLQKQGVISKMPKLTPMAAVSVGVVGGEVRVDLDYEEDSKADVDLNIVATGDGRMVEVQGTAEHQLFDRKTLDAMLDGGLAAIQQLVAAQAKVLE, encoded by the coding sequence GTGCGTTCCTTCCAACGTGGTGTGCTGGACCTTCGTCCCGTTGTCCTCACCCCCGGAGTGTCCCGCTATGCGGAGGGCTCCGTGCAGGTGGAGTTTGGCCACACCAAGGTGCTCGTCACCTGCTCCACGGAGGAGCGGGTTCCGCCGCACCTGATGGGCAAGGGCACCGGCTGGGTGACGGCGGAGTACGGGATGTTGCCGCGCGCCACGCACTCGCGCAGCCAGCGCGAGGCGGCGAAGGGGAAGCAGACAGGCCGCACGATGGAGATTCAGCGCCTCATCGGGCGTTCGCTCCGCGCGGCGGTGGACCTGTCGACGCTGGGGACTCGGACGCTGACCCTGGACTGCGACGTGCTGCAGGCCGACGGCGGGACGCGCACGGCGTCGATTACGGGGGCGTATGTGGCGCTGGTGCTCGCGCTGCGCTCGCTCCAGAAGCAGGGCGTCATCAGCAAGATGCCCAAGCTGACGCCGATGGCGGCGGTGTCCGTGGGCGTGGTGGGTGGCGAGGTTCGCGTCGACCTGGACTACGAGGAGGACTCGAAGGCGGACGTCGACCTGAACATCGTGGCGACGGGGGACGGGCGGATGGTGGAGGTGCAGGGGACGGCGGAGCACCAGCTGTTCGACCGCAAGACGCTGGACGCGATGCTCGATGGAGGGCTGGCCGCCATCCAGCAGCTCGTGGCCGCGCAGGCGAAGGTGTTGGAATGA
- a CDS encoding N-acetylmuramoyl-L-alanine amidase family protein: MTLSLRPLLALVVCLWLAPVRGEAGERPARIVIDPGHGGAKEGAKGPGVLREKEVALQIAHRLRTKLEAAGGEVYLTRERDTLMSLTERVSMTNDHGADLFISIHANSMPTPRMRARTEGVETYFLSANASGEAALAVADRENAEAPVARAARGDSTLALILEDLVRTEAHSDSSRLAYSIHPRLVARTKAADRGVQQAPFFVLSGVECPAVLVEVGYISHPEEGAKLARGDYQEKLAEAISEGVLAFLRESRRRDASRPAQVASPGAR; encoded by the coding sequence ATGACGCTGTCCCTCCGTCCGCTCCTGGCCCTGGTGGTGTGTCTCTGGCTGGCCCCCGTTCGCGGGGAGGCCGGCGAGCGACCCGCGCGCATCGTCATCGACCCTGGCCACGGAGGCGCGAAGGAAGGCGCCAAGGGGCCTGGAGTGCTGCGCGAGAAGGAGGTGGCGCTCCAGATTGCGCACCGGCTGCGCACGAAGCTGGAGGCGGCCGGGGGCGAGGTGTACCTGACGCGCGAGCGGGACACGCTGATGAGCCTGACGGAGCGCGTGTCGATGACGAACGACCACGGCGCGGACCTGTTCATCTCCATCCACGCCAACTCGATGCCCACGCCTCGGATGCGAGCGCGGACGGAAGGGGTGGAGACGTACTTCCTGTCGGCGAATGCCTCGGGTGAGGCGGCGTTGGCGGTGGCGGACCGGGAGAACGCGGAGGCGCCGGTGGCGCGGGCGGCGCGCGGGGACTCGACGCTGGCGTTGATTCTCGAGGACCTGGTGCGCACGGAGGCGCACTCGGATTCGTCGCGGCTGGCCTATTCGATTCATCCCCGGCTGGTGGCCCGCACGAAGGCGGCGGACCGGGGCGTTCAGCAGGCGCCATTCTTCGTGCTCTCGGGGGTGGAGTGCCCCGCGGTGCTCGTCGAGGTGGGCTACATCTCGCATCCCGAGGAAGGGGCGAAGCTGGCGCGGGGCGACTACCAGGAGAAGCTGGCCGAGGCCATCAGCGAGGGGGTGCTTGCCTTCTTGCGGGAGTCGCGCCGGAGGGATGCCTCCCGGCCCGCCCAGGTGGCGAGCCCCGGGGCGCGCTGA
- the selD gene encoding selenide, water dikinase SelD — protein MKRLRLTELSHCAGCAAKLRAGDLQKILGGLKSSRGPQALVGFNTNDDAAVYRLTPGLAVVETVDFFPPVVDDPFQFGAIAAANALSDIYAMGAKPLFALNLVGFPDSLPMSVLSKILAGGQSKVDEAGISILGGHSIRDPEPKYGLAVTGVVDPKKVLTNAGAKPGDVLLLTKPLGTGIATTAIKRGVASKQLSKRVIALMSTLNRASGEVFASGKFKVNALTDVTGYGLLGHLLEMMTGAKTRAAVDLERIPLIADVPGLAEAGVVPGGTKSNLEHVKKKVRFPKGLPEAIQWVLADAQTNGGLLASVPARDALKALKALEKVGVDAALIGEVQAGRPGIDIIG, from the coding sequence GTGAAGCGACTGCGCCTCACCGAGCTGAGTCACTGCGCGGGTTGCGCGGCGAAGCTTCGGGCAGGGGACCTGCAGAAAATCCTGGGGGGACTGAAGTCCTCCCGAGGCCCTCAGGCCCTGGTGGGCTTCAACACGAATGACGACGCGGCGGTCTACCGTCTCACGCCCGGCCTGGCCGTGGTGGAGACGGTGGACTTCTTCCCGCCGGTGGTGGACGACCCGTTCCAGTTCGGCGCCATCGCCGCGGCGAACGCGCTGTCGGACATCTACGCGATGGGGGCAAAGCCGCTGTTCGCGCTCAACCTGGTGGGCTTCCCCGACAGCCTGCCCATGTCCGTGCTGTCGAAGATCCTGGCGGGTGGCCAGTCGAAGGTGGACGAGGCGGGCATCTCCATCCTCGGCGGCCACAGCATCCGGGACCCCGAGCCCAAGTACGGCCTGGCCGTCACGGGCGTGGTGGACCCGAAGAAGGTGCTCACCAACGCGGGGGCGAAGCCCGGGGACGTGCTGCTCCTGACGAAGCCGCTGGGCACGGGCATCGCGACCACGGCCATCAAGCGGGGCGTGGCGTCGAAGCAGCTCTCGAAGCGGGTCATCGCGTTGATGTCCACGCTCAACCGCGCCTCGGGCGAGGTCTTCGCGTCCGGCAAGTTCAAGGTGAACGCGCTGACGGACGTGACGGGCTACGGCCTCCTAGGCCACCTGCTGGAGATGATGACGGGCGCGAAGACGCGGGCCGCGGTGGACCTGGAGCGCATCCCGCTCATCGCGGATGTGCCGGGGCTGGCCGAGGCGGGCGTGGTGCCGGGTGGGACGAAGTCGAACCTGGAGCACGTGAAGAAGAAGGTCCGCTTTCCGAAGGGGCTGCCCGAGGCGATTCAGTGGGTGCTCGCGGACGCGCAGACCAACGGTGGCCTCTTGGCCAGCGTGCCCGCACGCGATGCGCTCAAGGCGCTCAAGGCCCTGGAGAAGGTGGGCGTGGACGCCGCGCTCATCGGTGAAGTCCAGGCGGGACGGCCCGGCATCGACATCATCGGCTGA
- a CDS encoding FHA domain-containing protein, with amino-acid sequence MDISKSYALKFISGKYQGGEFPLKAEKHIVIGRSSELDMVLVEDMVSRKHAKISFSDGKITIEDMGSTNGTFVNGEKVKQARLKEGDRILIGTSILKLVHQGADGANVDESVAKQKLEEAAAAQAARTTTKGSSMTGKIEEIPLPDLLQLFHTSKKNGVLVVTSAQEGKIYLRQGRVYYAVINENHNLGPQKSFNRIITWESGDFELRPADSQEFMVELDSSTEALLMDALRQLDEFKRLQPSLPPPEATLQLAVPLAPSLKELTPELLDVLQLVINQGSLAGVLDRADADDIVTAEGLVQLLKREYVRIA; translated from the coding sequence ATGGATATCTCGAAGAGCTATGCCCTGAAGTTCATCTCCGGGAAGTACCAGGGTGGCGAGTTCCCCCTGAAGGCGGAGAAGCACATCGTCATTGGTCGTTCCAGTGAGCTGGACATGGTGCTCGTGGAAGACATGGTCTCGCGCAAGCACGCGAAGATCAGCTTCTCCGATGGGAAGATCACCATCGAGGACATGGGCTCGACCAACGGCACCTTCGTCAACGGCGAGAAGGTGAAGCAGGCCCGCCTGAAGGAAGGCGACCGCATCCTCATCGGCACCTCCATCCTGAAGCTGGTGCACCAGGGCGCTGACGGCGCCAACGTGGATGAGAGCGTGGCCAAGCAGAAGCTGGAGGAGGCCGCCGCCGCCCAGGCCGCGCGGACCACCACCAAGGGCAGCTCCATGACGGGGAAGATTGAAGAGATTCCCCTCCCGGACCTGCTCCAGCTCTTCCACACCTCCAAGAAGAACGGCGTGCTGGTGGTCACCAGCGCCCAGGAGGGCAAGATTTACCTGCGCCAGGGCCGCGTGTACTACGCGGTCATCAACGAGAACCACAACCTGGGTCCGCAGAAGAGCTTCAACCGCATCATCACCTGGGAGTCGGGTGACTTCGAGCTGCGTCCGGCCGACAGCCAGGAGTTCATGGTGGAGCTGGACTCGTCGACCGAAGCGCTGTTGATGGACGCGCTCCGGCAGCTCGACGAGTTCAAGCGCCTGCAGCCCAGCCTCCCGCCGCCCGAGGCCACGCTCCAGCTCGCCGTTCCGCTGGCGCCGTCGCTCAAGGAGCTGACGCCGGAGCTGCTGGACGTGCTCCAGCTGGTCATCAACCAGGGGAGCCTGGCGGGGGTGTTGGACCGCGCGGACGCGGACGACATCGTCACCGCCGAGGGACTGGTGCAACTGCTCAAGCGCGAGTACGTGCGCATCGCCTGA
- a CDS encoding tetratricopeptide repeat protein, whose amino-acid sequence MEEPLKQLLTLGRGYFEKKQYAQAEQYLAKIVEQNPTFADVFNMLGIIYHDQGQFARAQRAFESALNLNPAYTEAALNLAVIYNDMGKYAEAKEVYQAALSRQKTGPGELDPYVEKKIANMYGEIGDVYASSGAWQKAIEEYRRALGLCPQFVDIRLKLGNALRDAGDNAAAITEYEQVIAQNPSFIPGRIQYGVALYSAGRRVEAVQVWEDVLARSPDNKSAQMYLNLVKDPGKVEQAG is encoded by the coding sequence ATGGAAGAGCCCCTCAAGCAGCTACTGACCCTCGGGCGCGGCTACTTCGAGAAGAAGCAGTACGCCCAGGCCGAGCAGTACCTCGCGAAAATCGTCGAGCAGAATCCGACGTTCGCGGACGTGTTCAACATGCTCGGCATCATCTACCACGACCAGGGCCAGTTCGCCCGGGCGCAGCGGGCGTTCGAGTCCGCGTTGAACCTGAATCCGGCGTACACCGAAGCGGCGCTGAACCTGGCGGTCATCTACAACGACATGGGGAAGTACGCCGAGGCGAAGGAGGTCTACCAGGCCGCCCTCTCCCGGCAGAAGACAGGCCCAGGCGAACTGGACCCCTATGTCGAGAAGAAGATCGCCAACATGTACGGCGAGATTGGCGACGTCTACGCCTCCAGCGGTGCCTGGCAGAAGGCCATCGAGGAGTACCGGCGCGCGCTGGGCCTGTGTCCGCAGTTCGTGGACATCCGGCTCAAGCTGGGCAATGCCCTGCGCGACGCGGGAGACAACGCGGCGGCCATCACCGAGTACGAACAGGTCATCGCGCAGAACCCGTCTTTCATTCCAGGCCGTATCCAGTACGGCGTGGCGCTGTACTCCGCGGGACGCAGGGTGGAGGCGGTGCAGGTGTGGGAAGACGTGCTGGCGCGCAGTCCTGACAACAAGAGCGCTCAGATGTATCTCAACCTGGTGAAGGACCCCGGCAAGGTGGAGCAGGCGGGTTGA
- a CDS encoding outer membrane protein assembly factor BamD: MRSAVAFLTTVLLLTSGCAALSGSQGGEPDYALTADENLVLGSQALDNKDFLKAQKYFEYVRAKFPYQEAAREAELKLADVDFAREAFPEARDQYQSFIKLHPTHPKVDYAAYRSALTHVEDYPSEFFALPPSEEKDQVEIRAALSTMEEFLREYPDSQYVPEAKQHAADARRRLAEHELYVARFYQKRGRWKAVAQRLEAVLSKYPGTSYEEEVLFDLHDAYVKLNDQKRAQDTLRQVLRRLPGTPAAEKAQRMLGT, translated from the coding sequence ATGCGTTCCGCCGTCGCCTTCCTGACCACCGTCCTGTTGCTCACCTCGGGCTGCGCCGCCCTGTCCGGCTCACAAGGGGGCGAGCCCGACTACGCCCTCACCGCCGACGAGAACCTCGTCCTCGGCAGCCAGGCCCTGGACAACAAGGACTTCCTCAAGGCCCAGAAGTACTTCGAGTACGTCCGCGCGAAGTTCCCCTACCAGGAGGCCGCGCGCGAGGCGGAGCTGAAGCTGGCCGACGTGGACTTCGCCCGCGAGGCCTTCCCCGAGGCGAGGGACCAGTACCAGTCCTTCATCAAGCTCCACCCCACGCACCCCAAGGTGGACTACGCCGCGTACCGCTCCGCGCTCACCCACGTGGAGGACTACCCGTCGGAGTTCTTCGCCCTGCCTCCCTCCGAGGAGAAGGACCAGGTGGAGATTCGCGCCGCCCTGTCCACGATGGAGGAGTTCCTCCGCGAGTACCCGGACTCGCAATACGTCCCGGAGGCGAAGCAGCACGCCGCCGACGCGCGCCGCCGCCTCGCCGAGCACGAGCTGTACGTGGCCCGCTTCTACCAGAAGCGCGGGCGTTGGAAGGCCGTGGCCCAGCGGCTGGAGGCCGTGCTCTCGAAGTACCCGGGCACCAGCTACGAGGAAGAAGTCCTCTTCGACCTTCACGACGCGTACGTGAAGCTCAATGACCAGAAGCGCGCGCAGGACACCCTGCGCCAGGTGCTGCGCCGCCTGCCGGGGACTCCCGCGGCGGAGAAGGCCCAGCGCATGCTGGGCACGTGA
- a CDS encoding regulatory protein RecX, with product MLSEDEGPEAVQRATDAGLKLLAARARTRHELLQALEKKGFVPTVREQALARLEGWGYLDDARFGQARAAALLRGGKGPGAVLQRLEAHGLSEDEARDALESASGSVEFDALAAARGVLEKRGLSARPLDGKSWARAARLLSGRGFSEDVIHQLLGEASLDPSGPDE from the coding sequence ATGCTCTCGGAGGATGAGGGTCCAGAGGCCGTCCAACGTGCCACGGATGCCGGGCTCAAGCTGCTGGCCGCCCGTGCCCGCACCCGCCACGAGCTGCTCCAGGCCCTGGAGAAGAAGGGCTTCGTCCCCACGGTGCGCGAGCAGGCCCTGGCCCGGCTCGAGGGCTGGGGCTATCTCGACGATGCCCGCTTCGGCCAGGCGCGTGCCGCGGCCCTGCTGAGAGGGGGCAAGGGCCCGGGCGCCGTCCTCCAGCGACTGGAGGCCCACGGACTGTCCGAGGACGAAGCCCGGGATGCCCTCGAGTCCGCCAGCGGCTCGGTGGAGTTCGACGCCCTGGCCGCCGCGCGCGGGGTGCTGGAGAAGCGGGGGCTGTCGGCTCGGCCCCTCGACGGGAAGTCGTGGGCCCGGGCCGCGAGGCTCCTGTCGGGCCGTGGATTCTCCGAGGACGTCATCCATCAGCTGCTGGGTGAAGCTTCGCTGGACCCCTCGGGGCCGGACGAATAG
- a CDS encoding type IV pilus twitching motility protein PilT, whose translation MELNEILQIALRGGASDIHLKAGLPPMFRVDGSLVPLKDGRRLPPEEVARMSFGIMNEFQKEKFKASNEVDLAYGVPGLGRFRVNVFQQRGTVGAVLRVIPFKVMTIQDLLLPQILAKICGEERGLILVTGTTGSGKSTTLAAMIDYINSNETSHIMTIEDPIEFLIRDKRSIVNQREVGVDTMSFAQALKSALRQDPDVILVGEMRDHETIETALHAAETGHLVMSTLHTLDATETVNRIVSAFPPHQQKQVRIQLASVLKGVVSQRLVPRADGKGRVAAVEVLRVTARVRELIEDKDRTKEIHDAIAQGTDSYGMQTFDQSLMSLVRQGLVTYDEAHRQASNPDDFALRFSGISGTSDSKWDNFDAKPGEARPIPGSAAFAQKGAPAGAAPPPAPPAPAPQAARPPGAPAPAAARPPTPAQPMRPPTPAPAARPAPAPAPAPAAGGDDDFQIERF comes from the coding sequence ATGGAACTCAATGAGATCCTCCAGATCGCCCTGCGCGGCGGTGCTTCCGACATTCATCTGAAGGCTGGTCTGCCGCCCATGTTCCGGGTGGATGGCTCGTTGGTGCCGTTGAAGGATGGCCGTCGCCTCCCGCCGGAGGAGGTGGCTCGGATGTCCTTCGGCATCATGAACGAGTTCCAGAAGGAGAAGTTCAAGGCGAGCAACGAGGTGGACCTGGCCTACGGCGTTCCGGGCCTGGGCCGCTTCCGTGTGAACGTCTTCCAGCAGCGAGGCACGGTGGGCGCGGTGCTGCGTGTCATCCCGTTCAAGGTGATGACCATCCAGGACCTGCTGCTGCCGCAGATTCTCGCGAAGATTTGTGGAGAGGAGCGCGGCCTCATCCTGGTGACGGGGACGACGGGCTCGGGCAAGTCCACGACGTTGGCGGCGATGATCGACTACATCAACTCCAACGAGACCAGCCACATCATGACGATCGAGGACCCCATCGAGTTCCTCATCCGCGACAAGCGCTCCATCGTGAACCAGCGCGAAGTGGGTGTGGACACGATGAGCTTCGCGCAGGCGCTCAAGAGCGCGCTGCGGCAGGACCCGGACGTCATCCTCGTGGGCGAAATGAGAGACCACGAGACCATCGAAACGGCGCTGCACGCCGCGGAGACGGGCCACCTCGTGATGTCCACGCTGCACACGCTGGACGCGACGGAGACGGTGAACCGCATCGTGTCCGCCTTCCCTCCGCACCAGCAGAAGCAGGTGCGCATCCAGTTGGCGAGCGTGCTCAAGGGCGTGGTGAGCCAGCGACTGGTGCCTCGCGCGGACGGCAAGGGCCGCGTGGCCGCGGTGGAGGTGCTGCGTGTCACGGCCCGCGTGCGAGAGCTCATCGAGGACAAGGACCGCACGAAGGAGATCCACGACGCGATTGCGCAGGGCACCGACTCGTACGGGATGCAGACCTTCGACCAGTCGCTGATGAGCCTGGTGCGACAGGGGCTGGTGACCTACGACGAGGCCCACCGCCAGGCGTCGAACCCGGACGACTTCGCGCTGCGCTTCTCCGGCATCAGCGGGACGTCGGACTCGAAGTGGGACAACTTCGACGCCAAGCCCGGCGAGGCCCGTCCGATTCCGGGCTCGGCCGCGTTCGCGCAGAAGGGAGCGCCCGCGGGAGCAGCACCTCCGCCCGCGCCCCCCGCGCCCGCGCCTCAGGCCGCGCGTCCCCCGGGGGCGCCAGCGCCGGCCGCTGCGCGTCCGCCAACGCCGGCCCAGCCCATGCGGCCTCCAACGCCCGCTCCCGCCGCACGTCCGGCTCCTGCGCCCGCGCCTGCTCCGGCGGCGGGCGGGGATGACGACTTCCAGATCGAGCGCTTCTGA
- the rpsI gene encoding 30S ribosomal protein S9, with the protein MPIHQELGFYATGRRKEATARVWVRPGTGQVIINGREINDYFGRETSKMVLNQPLEILEQKGKLDVTVNVRGGGLSGQAGAIRHGIARALCAFNPEFRPALKKAGFLTRDARAVERKKYGQPGARRRFQFSKR; encoded by the coding sequence ATGCCCATCCATCAAGAGCTTGGTTTCTACGCCACCGGCCGCCGCAAGGAGGCCACCGCGCGCGTCTGGGTGCGTCCCGGCACCGGTCAGGTCATCATCAACGGTCGCGAGATCAACGACTACTTTGGTCGTGAGACCTCGAAGATGGTGCTCAACCAGCCCCTCGAGATTCTGGAGCAGAAGGGGAAGCTGGACGTCACCGTCAACGTTCGCGGCGGCGGTCTCTCCGGCCAGGCCGGCGCCATCCGCCACGGCATCGCCCGTGCGCTGTGCGCCTTCAACCCGGAGTTCCGTCCCGCGCTGAAGAAGGCCGGCTTCCTCACCCGCGATGCTCGCGCGGTCGAGCGCAAGAAGTACGGTCAGCCGGGCGCGCGTCGCCGGTTCCAGTTCTCCAAGCGCTAA
- the rplM gene encoding 50S ribosomal protein L13: MSQKTYSAKAGDIKRQWHVIDVSDKVLGRAASQIATLLKGKHKAMYTPSIDTGDHVIVINADKVKVTGTKEQDKMYYRHPRAGFPGALKITNLEKLRQRHPEDIIINAVRRMLPRNALGRQMMTKLKVYAGDTHPHAAQKPAAFSVEA, encoded by the coding sequence ATGTCGCAGAAGACCTACAGCGCGAAGGCTGGGGACATCAAGCGCCAGTGGCACGTCATTGACGTGTCCGACAAGGTGCTGGGCCGCGCGGCGAGTCAGATTGCCACCTTGCTCAAGGGCAAGCACAAGGCCATGTACACGCCGTCCATCGATACGGGCGACCACGTCATCGTCATCAACGCCGACAAGGTGAAGGTGACGGGGACGAAGGAGCAGGACAAGATGTACTACCGGCACCCGCGCGCGGGTTTCCCGGGAGCCCTGAAGATCACCAACCTCGAGAAGCTGCGTCAGCGGCACCCCGAGGACATCATCATCAACGCCGTGCGTCGCATGCTGCCGCGCAACGCGCTGGGTCGCCAGATGATGACGAAGCTGAAGGTCTACGCGGGTGATACCCACCCCCACGCCGCCCAGAAGCCGGCTGCGTTCTCGGTTGAGGCGTAA